AAAATATACATGGTACTATTATGACACCAAAACAAACGACTTAGACCAAAAAAAAGCGTACTACAAATTTCATTTATTACAACGAAACAGAAAGACTTTTCTGGTTAATATTGCAAGACAATACAGGCTTTCAAAATACAACCAAATTACATAACAGATGATACAATACAATAGTACTACAGTCCACTGTACTTATTCCAAATCTGTGACTTATCGCCGGCCTTTGGTGTGTTTGTAGAGAGTGTACAACTGTATGAGAGTGAGTAACGAGAACGCATTCAATCCAACGAAGGAAACTCCCAGCGCTGCACCCACATAACGACAGAACTTATCATAGACATTGCAGATTTTATGCCACCCTGTGTGAGAATTGCCCTTCAACCCAATATAAGCATAAGCCATAGCTGCAGAGGCTGCTGAAGATATCAGTGCTACCATCGACTGCAAAAAGTGAGATATCTTGATTAAAAAAACGCCCATATGAACTAGGAGTTTCAACAACCCTACAGATACCCTAGAGGCTAGTTCAACCCTGTGTACCACCTTCCAAATGAAGGAAATGCGAGTCATTAAGTTTGCTTTTAGATTTTTATTAGATATATTTTTAAAATCGACGTTTGAAATCAGATCACACTCGATAATTCATCAACATTATGATCACAGATCtaaaaacaactcttttagacGTCTCTCCTTTCACAGATACACAAATTAAAACACCATTAGAAATGTTGAAGGCAGAAACTAGAGGATGGGTGGAGGTACCACCCTGAAGGACATGCGAATCCTCAAGTTACTTTAAGTTGAGTATGATTCCTCATCACTGTGATCTAAATTATCAAATATATATTCCACaaatcccccccccccaaaaaaacaacTCTTTTTCACAGCTCTCCTTTCAAAGCTGAATTAAAACACCATTAGAAATGTCTATGGCACAAACTAGAGGATGATTCAACCATGTTTCACACCGGAAATGAAGGATATGTAAGTTATCCAGTTGTTTTTAAATATACATTTTTCTAATTGATATTCGAAATCACAATCAATGATTAACGTAAAAAATATACACACCCAAATCTAAATACAACCCTTTTTGAACATACTGTGGAAAGATTACTGTTCatttcaaaatgacataaaaaaaacTTGACAATTGCTAGACGTTGCATAATTTATTCAAAGAATGATATACTCAGAAAATGAGAAATTTAGAAAGTTAAAACTATACCACCTAACCAAAGAGACTTCTTTCATCAGATTTTCACAAATTCATTAGTATATCATTTAGCTGCTTCTGAATTTTGAGAAGAGAGATTACATGAATTCAGACAACTTACTATATCAGTCACAGCGAGAAGAAAAGTGCTGAGAAAGGAGGACTTCTTGCGCTTGGCGAAAGTGGCAAGTATGGAGAGCGCTGTGTATACACAAGCTACTGAATTCGCTACAACAAAATAACTGTaaacacaacaaaacaaaacaaaatcaattaatgatatgagatttccacaatcatAATAGAAATTACTAAAAGATTTTTAAACTAGATTGCTAAAAACTATTACGCAATCTAATCCAAATAAAACTTTTAACAAAAACAAAACCAAATTAATAAAACTCCAAATCCTCAAACAACAAAACTCAAAAACTTTGAAACTAGTCCATATAAACACATACATGAAAGCAGGGGAATAGTTGTATTTAGCAGGCACTGGAACAAGGACAGGACGTCCATTTACAGTAACTGGAACAGAATTCACAACAGCAGGCACCATTTCAGTCTGTTTAGCTTTCGACATGACAACTGCTGCAGAAAGAGTTGCAGCGACTGCAAGTAACCTCAACACAAACTCCATTGCAAAACACCCACCACCAGAAGAACCCTCAGAATTCCTCTCCACCCTCTCATCATGAGTATAACCATTTGTAGTCTCCAAAGACCCAGGCTTGATATGAGACGCCATGATTACACAAATCTTCCCCCTCCACAGACTTCTCTCAACGATCTATAAATAGAATGCACAGGAAGTTTATCTCATCTACTCAATCGTACGTCTATCCGTCACATTTAGTGCCGTGTGAAAACAAGTAAGTTATTATTGAAAGTAGGCCCTGCAAAAAACATTATGATATGCCAAGTGAGGACAATGCATTGATAAGATCCGAAGCAATCTTGTCGCCATAGCTGTCAAAACGGGATGAACGACTTTATTGTAATGGTGGGCCAGGGATTGAAATCGGTAAATGCACGTTTAGAAGGATGGTGGAAGATATCTACCATTATAATGATGAAATCAATGTGGGTTTGCTACTGACTGCACCTGAATTTCTTTATGACCTAAAAAAAGGTCGATGGGTAAAGAAGGAAAGAGTATGAATGAAAACGCGTTTGGACATGCCCGCCATAAGATCGGTCAATGGTGCAGGTGAGAAAGTTATTTGCATTTTTTTGGTGCCTTGACGGCTTAATCTTCTAGAGGCACGTCAGATTTGGCTGTTAGTTATGACTTCTACAAGCAGAATTTGTCTGTGCGATGGAAAAAATTTGGCTGAGTTGTCTCTGACAAATCCtttttttaagtttaatttcttGATTTCAGCTAATGCACGAGGTATACTAGAATCAGATCGCATTTACAGAGTTCTGCCTCTTTTGACAGCTCATTCCAACTATATCCCAAAAAGATTGGACAGAAGTAtttttttaagttaataaattgatGACGATAAATGGGCCGTTGGATATTTATTATTATAGTAACGTGGTGTGTTAGTCAGTTTCTGGTTATTAATAGAAAGGACTTAGGATAACGAttggatttttatttttcattgtaaTAAGTTGACTTTACTTATTGggaaattttttattataattttttatagatTATTTATTTCAGGATTGTGGGCAGATAGAAGTAGGatagtggaatattttattatatttttttaatagattCCTTATTTCAGGATTGTGGGCAGATACTAGTAGTAGGACGAGAATGGAATATTTGATagtaaatttactttttttttttaaattattaaaaaatatttgatttaatGACAAAATTTAAGTTATAAACATCTAGATGGCGTCGAGTTCAAATCTTCTtcaattaattataataatattagttgaatttcattttcaatcattaaAATTCACAAATAATTGAAAGGGAAAGGATCTCCTCTACATAAATATATAAACAAATTTAGTATA
This genomic stretch from Cryptomeria japonica chromosome 8, Sugi_1.0, whole genome shotgun sequence harbors:
- the LOC131041746 gene encoding CASP-like protein 1U1; translated protein: MASHIKPGSLETTNGYTHDERVERNSEGSSGGGCFAMEFVLRLLAVAATLSAAVVMSKAKQTEMVPAVVNSVPVTVNGRPVLVPVPAKYNYSPAFIYFVVANSVACVYTALSILATFAKRKKSSFLSTFLLAVTDISMVALISSAASAAMAYAYIGLKGNSHTGWHKICNVYDKFCRYVGAALGVSFVGLNAFSLLTLIQLYTLYKHTKGRR